A single genomic interval of Streptococcus suis harbors:
- a CDS encoding GAF domain-containing protein — protein sequence MTKEEKISNYQLLLAQLEALLDGETNALANLSNASALLNQALPNSVFTGFYLYDGSELILGPFQGGVSCVHIALGKGVCGEAAAKRQTILVDDVRLHDNYISCDATALSEIVVPMVKNDQLLGVLDLDSRLVADYDAIDQEYLEQFVAHLVEKTDWNFAMFGEKR from the coding sequence ATGACTAAAGAAGAAAAAATTTCAAATTATCAACTATTATTGGCTCAATTGGAAGCTCTTCTTGATGGTGAAACCAATGCTTTAGCCAATCTATCAAATGCTTCTGCTTTGCTCAATCAAGCTCTACCAAACTCTGTCTTTACAGGATTTTACTTGTATGATGGTAGTGAATTGATTTTGGGGCCTTTTCAGGGTGGCGTTTCCTGTGTTCATATTGCACTTGGAAAGGGTGTCTGCGGTGAGGCTGCAGCTAAGCGCCAGACTATTCTCGTAGACGATGTTCGTCTACATGATAACTATATTTCCTGCGATGCGACAGCCCTATCAGAAATCGTTGTGCCAATGGTGAAAAACGACCAGTTGCTGGGCGTTTTGGACTTGGATTCGAGATTGGTAGCTGATTACGATGCCATTGATCAAGAATACCTAGAGCAGTTCGTTGCTCACTTGGTTGAGAAGACGGACTGGAATTTTGCTATGTTTGGAGAAAAACGCTAA
- the dnaX gene encoding DNA polymerase III subunit gamma/tau yields MYQALYRKYRSQTFGEMVGQEVVATTLKQAIEQGKISHAYLFSGPRGTGKTSAAKIFAKAMNCPNQVGGEPCNDCYICQAITEGSLEDVIEIDAASNNGVDEIRDIRDKSTYAPSLATYKVYIIDEVHMLSTGAFNALLKTLEEPTENVVFILATTELHKIPATILSRVQRFEFKSIKVTDIQEHLAAILTKEGLIFDEQALTIIARRAEGGMRDALSILDQALSLSQDQQVTLEIAEEITGSISLRALDDYVASLRQGDSVTALQHLQTLFDQGKSMSRFATDLLHYLRDVLIVQTGGEDTHLTTGFSENLALEQARIFTMIEMVTRGLADIKSSPQPKIYAEMMTIRLAEDSSPSGAMAELPADLLGQLASLQQQVADLQKQLGQLSSQPSAVKPVSRKPQAPKKYRLDTSKVHAILQEAMENPTLARENLTRLQNAWGEIIESLSGADRALLVGSQPVAANENHAILAFDSPLNAEQTMKRDNLNTMFGNILSKAAGFSPQILAIAQEDWVSIRAEFSAKAKGQKTQEIEKEASPVPEEFGFLADTVEIRND; encoded by the coding sequence ATGTACCAAGCTTTATATAGGAAGTACCGAAGCCAGACCTTTGGGGAGATGGTGGGGCAGGAGGTGGTTGCGACCACACTCAAACAGGCCATTGAACAGGGGAAAATCAGTCATGCCTATCTCTTTTCAGGTCCTCGTGGTACGGGTAAGACATCGGCAGCTAAGATTTTTGCCAAGGCCATGAACTGTCCTAATCAGGTTGGAGGCGAGCCTTGTAACGATTGCTATATCTGTCAGGCCATTACCGAGGGCAGTCTGGAAGATGTCATTGAGATTGATGCTGCTTCCAACAATGGTGTGGATGAAATCCGTGATATTCGTGATAAATCGACCTATGCACCTAGTCTTGCGACCTATAAGGTCTATATCATCGACGAGGTCCACATGCTGTCTACTGGAGCCTTCAATGCCCTCTTGAAGACCTTGGAAGAGCCGACTGAAAATGTGGTCTTTATTCTAGCAACGACGGAATTGCACAAGATTCCTGCTACCATTCTGTCAAGGGTGCAACGATTTGAATTTAAGTCCATCAAGGTGACGGACATTCAGGAGCACTTGGCTGCAATTTTGACCAAGGAAGGGCTAATCTTTGACGAGCAGGCTCTGACGATCATTGCGCGTCGGGCAGAGGGGGGGATGCGGGATGCCCTATCCATTTTGGATCAGGCTCTCAGCCTTAGTCAGGACCAGCAAGTGACCTTGGAAATTGCTGAGGAAATTACGGGATCTATCAGCTTGCGTGCCTTGGATGACTATGTGGCAAGTCTTCGTCAAGGGGATAGTGTCACAGCTCTCCAGCATCTACAAACCTTGTTTGACCAAGGAAAGAGTATGAGCCGTTTTGCGACAGATCTTTTGCACTATTTGAGAGATGTCCTTATCGTGCAGACGGGTGGTGAGGATACGCATTTAACAACAGGTTTTTCAGAAAATCTAGCTCTTGAGCAGGCACGGATTTTTACCATGATTGAGATGGTGACCAGGGGCTTGGCGGACATCAAGTCCAGTCCTCAACCCAAGATTTACGCTGAAATGATGACTATTCGTTTGGCTGAAGATAGTTCTCCTTCGGGGGCAATGGCAGAGCTGCCAGCTGATTTACTGGGTCAACTAGCCAGTCTGCAACAACAAGTTGCGGATTTACAGAAACAACTAGGTCAATTATCTAGTCAACCAAGTGCTGTTAAGCCAGTTTCACGCAAGCCACAGGCTCCGAAGAAGTACCGATTGGATACCAGCAAGGTTCATGCAATTTTGCAGGAAGCTATGGAAAATCCAACCTTGGCGCGTGAAAATTTGACTCGCTTGCAGAATGCTTGGGGAGAAATTATCGAGAGCTTATCTGGGGCTGATCGTGCCTTGTTGGTTGGTTCCCAACCAGTTGCTGCCAATGAAAATCATGCAATTCTAGCCTTTGATTCTCCACTTAATGCTGAACAGACGATGAAGCGTGACAATCTCAATACCATGTTTGGAAATATTCTCAGCAAGGCAGCTGGTTTTTCCCCACAGATTTTAGCTATTGCTCAGGAAGATTGGGTAAGTATTCGTGCTGAATTTTCGGCAAAAGCAAAAGGGCAAAAGACACAGGAAATCGAAAAAGAAGCCAGTCCAGTCCCAGAAGAATTTGGCTTTCTCGCAGATACAGTTGAGATTAGAAATGATTAG